In Populus alba chromosome 9, ASM523922v2, whole genome shotgun sequence, a genomic segment contains:
- the LOC118058848 gene encoding V-type proton ATPase subunit B 2 encodes MGVETNNLDMEEGTLEIGMEYRTVSGVAGPLVILEKVKGPKYQEIVNIRLGDGSTRRGQVLEVDGEKAVVQVFEGTSGIDNKFTTVQFTGEVLKTPVSLDMLGRIFNGSGKPIDNGPPILPEAYLDISGSSINPSERTYPEEMIQTGISTIDVMNSIARGQKIPLFSAAGLPHNEIAAQICRQAGLVKRLEKSENLLEGGEEDNFAIVFAAMGVNMETAQFFKRDFEENGSMERVTLFLNLANDPTIERIITPRIALTTAEYLAYECGKHVLVILTDMSSYADALREVSAAREEVPGRRGYPGYMYTDLATIYERAGRIEGRTGSITQIPILTMPNDDITHPTPDLTGYITEGQIYIDRQLHNRQIYPPINVLPSLSRLMKSAIGEGMTRKDHSDVSNQLYANYAIGKDVQAMKAVVGEEALSSEDLLYLEFLDKFERKFVAQGAYDTRNIFQSLDLAWTLLRIFPRELLHRIPAKTLDVFYSRDAAN; translated from the exons ATGGGCGTGGAAACAAACAATCTCGATATGGAGGAGGGAACGCTCGAGATCGGCATGG AGTATAGAACTGTTTCTGGAGTTGCTGGACCTCTTGTTATACTTGAAAAAGTGAAG GGACCCAAATATCAAGAGATTGTTAATATTCGTTTGGGAGATGGATCAACCAGACGTGGTCAAGTCTTGGAAGTTGACGGGGAGAAAGCTGTTGTTCAG GTTTTTGAAGGAACCTCTGGGATTGACAACAAGTTTACAACTGTGCAATTTACTGGAGAG GTTTTGAAAACTCCAGTGTCCTTGGACATGCTTGGCCGCATTTTTAATGGTTCTGGGAAGCCTATTGATAATGGTCCTCCTATTTTGCCTGAGGCGTATTTGGATATATCTG GGAGTTCTATCAACCCTAGTGAGAGAACCTATCCTGAGGAGATGATTCAGACAGGGATTTCTACAATTGATGTCATGAATTCTATTGCTAGAGGACAGAAGATCCCTCTGTTTTCTGCTGCTGGTCTTCCCCATAATGAAATAGCTGCTCAAATATGTCGCCAAGCAGGGTTGGTAAAGCGATTGGAGAAGTCCGAAAATCTTCTTGAG GGTGGAGAGGAGGACAATTTCGCCATTGTATTTGCAGCTATGGGTGTAAACATGGAGACTGCACAGTTTTTCAAACGTGATTTTGAGGAAAATGGGTCAATGGAAAGAGTGACCCTCTTTCTGAACTTG GCAAATGATCCAACAATTGAACGTATTATTACACCTCGTATTGCTCTTACGACTGCAGAATATTTGGCATATGAATGTGGGAAGCATGTTCTTGTCATATTAACAGATATGAGTTCTTATGCTGATGCTCTTCGTGAG GTGTCTGCTGCCCGAGAAGAAGTTCCTGGAAGGCGTGGTTATCCTGGGTATATGTACACTGATTTGGCAACAATATATGAGCGTGCTGGTCGTATTGAAGGACGTACAGGCTCTATCACCCAAATTCCAATTTTAACTATGCCGAATGATG ATATAACTCATCCCACCCCTGATCTTACCGGATACATCACAGAGGGACAGATTTATATTGACAGGCAGCTACACAATAGACAG ATTTATCCTCCAATCAATGTCCTCCCATCTCTGTCTCGTCTCATGAAA AGTGCCATTGGTGAGGGGATGACTCGCAAGGACCATTCTGATGTGTCCAACCAG CTGTATGCAAACTATGCTATTGGGAAGGATGTCCAAGCCATGAAGGCTGTGGTTGGAGAAGAAGCTCTTTCTTCTGAAGATCTG CTATATTTAGAGTTCCTGGACAAATTTGAGAGGAAATTTGTTGCCCAAGGAGCTTATGACACACGCAACATCTTCCAGTCACTTGATTTGGCATGGACTCTGCTTCGCATCTTCCCCCGTGAGCTACTCCACCGTATACCTGCTAAGACGCTGGATGTATTCTACAGTCGAGATGCAGCCAATTGA